The Bos indicus x Bos taurus breed Angus x Brahman F1 hybrid chromosome 15, Bos_hybrid_MaternalHap_v2.0, whole genome shotgun sequence genome includes a window with the following:
- the DGKZ gene encoding diacylglycerol kinase zeta isoform X5, translating to MSSEPLSCQSLWTRSFKPCFAEEKIETPKGQGAVHRLPQRPDEGFQTSSSTVVHGLSILASSERKAITKSGLQHLAPPPPAPGAPCSEPERQIRSTVDWSESATYGEHIWFETNVSGDFCYVGEQYCVAKMLQKSVSRRKCAACKIVVHTPCIEQLEKINFRCKPSFRESGSRNVREPTFVRHHWVHRRRQDGKCRHCGKGFQQKFTFHSKEIVAISCSWCKQAYHSKVSCFMLQQIEEPCSLGVHAAVVIPPTWILRARRPQNTLKASKKKKRASFKRKSSKKGPEEGRWRPFIIRPTPSPLMKPLLVFVNPKSGGNQGAKIIQSFLWYLNPRQVFDLSQGGPREALEMYRRVHNLRILACGGDGTVGWILSTLDQLRLKPPPPVAILPLGTGNDLARTLNWGGGYTDEPVSKILSHVEEGNVVQLDRWDLHAEPNPEAGPEERDEGATDQLPLDVFNNYFSLGFDAHVTLEFHESREANPEKFNSRFRNKMFYAGTAFSDFLMGSSKDLAKHIRVVCDGTDLTPKIQDLKPQCIVFLNIPRYCAGTMPWGHPGEHHDFEPQRHDDGYLEVIGFTMTSLAALQVGGHGERLTQCREVLLTTSKAIPVQVDGEPCKLAASRIRIALRNQATMVQKAKRRSAAPLHSDQQPVPEQLRVQVSRVSMHDYEALHYDKEQLKEASVPLGTVVVPGDSDLELCRAHIERLRQEPEGAGAKSPMCQKLSPKWCFLDATTASRFYRIDRAQEHLNYVTEIAQDEIYILDPELLGASARPDLPTPTSPLPTSPCSPTSRSLPGDAAPPTGEELIEAAKRNDFCKLQELHRAGGDLMHRDERSRTLLHHAVSTGSKEVVRYLLEHAPTEILDAVEENGETCLHQAAALGQRTICHYIVEAGASLMKTDQQGDTPRQRAEKAQDTELAAYLENRQHYQMIQREDQETAV from the exons GAAAGCCATCACCAAGTCGGGCCTCCAGCACCTGGCaccccctcctcctgctcctgggGCCCCGTGCAGCGAGCCTGAGCGGCAGATCCGGAGCACCGTGGACTGGAGT GAGTCAGCGACGTATGGGGAACACATCTGGTTTGAGACCAACGTGTCCGGGGACTTCTGCTACGTCGGAGAGCAGTACTGCGTCGCCAAGATGCTG CAGAAATCAGTGTCCCGGAGAAAGTGTGCAGCCTGCAAGATTGTGGTCCACACACCCTGCATTGAGCAGCTCGAGAAG ATAAATTTCCGCTGTAAGCCATCCTTCCGTGAATCGGGCTCCAGGAACGTCCGTGAG CCAACCTTCGTGCGGCACCACTGGGTACACCGGCGACGCCAGGACGGCAAGTGTCGGCACTGCGGGAAG GGCTTCCAGCAGAAGTTCACCTTCCACAGCAAGGAGATCGTGGCCATCAGCTGCTCCTGGTGCAAGCAAGCA tacCACAGCAAGGTGTCCTGCTTCATGCTGCAGCAGATCGAGGAGCCGTGCTCCCTGGGGGTCCACGCCGCTGTGGTCATCCCCCCCACCTGGATCCTCCGGGCCCGCAGGCCCCAG AACACCCTCAAAGccagcaagaagaaaaaaagagcatcCTTCAAGAGGAAGTCTAGCAAGAAAGGGCCTGAG GAGGGCCGCTGGAGACCCTTCATCATCAGGCCTACCCCGTCCCCCCTCATGAAGCCCCTGCTGGTGTTCGTGAACCCCAAGAGTGGGGGCAACCAG GGCGCCAAGATCATCCAGTCCTTCCTCTGGTATCTGAATCCCCGGCAAGTCTTTGACCTGAGCCAGGGGGGCCCCAGGGAGGC GCTGGAGATGTATCGCCGAGTGCACAACCTGCGGATCCTGGCTTGCGGGGGTGACGGCACG GTCGGCTGGATCCTCTCCACGCTGGACCAGCTGCGCTTGAAGCCGCCGCCGCCAGTCGCCATCCTGCCCCTGGGCACTGGCAATGACTTGGCCCGCACCCTCAACTGGGGCGGG ggCTACACTGACGAGCCTGTGTCCAAGATCCTGTCCCACGTGGAGGAGGGCAACGTGGTACAGCTGGACCGCTGGGACCTCCATGCGGAGCCCAACCCCGAGGCGGGGCCCGAGGAGCGAGATGAGGGGGCCACCGACCAG CTGCCTCTGGATGTCTTCAACAACTACTTCAGCCTGGGCTTTGACGCCCACGTCACCCTGGAGTTCCACGAGTCTCGAG AGGCCAACCCGGAGAAGTTCAACAGCCGCTTCCGGAATAAGATGTTCTACGCCGGG ACAGCCTTCTCTGACTTCCTGATGGGCAGCTCCAAGGACTTGGCCAAGCACATCCGCGTGGTG TGTGATGGGACTGACCTGACCCCCAAGATTCAGGACCTGAAACCCCAGTGCATTGTTTTCTTGAACATCCCCag GTACTGCGCGGGCACCATGCCCTGGGGCCACCCTGGGGAGCACCATGACTTTGAGCCCCAGCGGCACGACGATGGCTACCTCGAGGTCATCGGCTTTACCATGACCTCCCTG GCTGCGCTGCAGGTGGGCGGGCACGGCGAGCGGCTGACGCAGTGCCGAGAGGTGCTGCTCACCACGTCCAAAGCCATCCCGGTGCAGGTGGACGGTGAGCCCTGCAAGCTCGCAGCCTCGCGCATCCGCATTGCCCTGCGCAACCAGGCCACCATGGTGCAGAAGGCCAAGCGGCGGAGCGCCGCCCCCCTGCACAGCGA CCAGCAGCCGGTGCCGGAGCAGCTGCGAGTCCAGGTGAGCAGGGTCAGCATGCACGACTACGAGGCCCTGCACTACGACAAGGAGCAGCTCAAAGAGGCTT CTGTGCCGCTGGGCACTGTGGTGGTCCCAGGAGACAGCGACCTGGAGCTGTGCCGCGCTCACATCGAGAGGCTCCGGCAG GAGCCCGAAGGTGCTGGAGCCAAGTCCCCGATGTGCCAGAAACTGTCCCCCAAGTGGTGCTTCCTCGATG CCACCACTGCCAGCCGCTTCTACAGAATCGACAGGGCCCAG GAACACCTCAACTACGTGACCGAGATCGCACAGGACGAGATTTATATCCTGGACCCTGAGCTGCTGGGGGCATCTGCCCGTCctgacctccccacccccacgtcccctctccccacctcgcCCTGCTCCCCCACATCCCG GTCACTGCCAGGGGACGCTGCGCCCCCTACAG GTGAAGAGCTCATCGAGGCTGCAAAGAGGAACGATTTCTGTAAG ctccaGGAGCTGCACCGAGCTGGGGGTGACCTTATGCACCGTGATGAGCGGAGCCGCACGCTCCTGCACCACGCGGTCAGCACCGGCAGCAAGGAAGTGGTCCGCTACCTGCTGGAGCATG CGCCCACTGAGATCCTTGATGCCGTGGAGGAAAA CGGGGAGACCTGCCTGCACCAGGCGGCAGCCCTGGGCCAGCGCACCATCTGCCACTACATCGTGGAGGCCGGGGCCTCGCTCATGAAGACTGACCAGCAG GGTGACACTCCCCGGCAGAGAGCGGAGAAGGCTCAGGACACGGAACTGGCGGCGTACCTGGAAAACCGGCAGCATTACCAGATGATCCAGCGGGAGGACCAGGAGACAGCGGTGTGA
- the DGKZ gene encoding diacylglycerol kinase zeta isoform X3: METFIKRHFQRKAPGPGEGPRRPSGVGLPTSKARRRSPAGQASSSLAQRRRSSAQLQGCLLGCGVGAPRPGRRRRSSTAPPACNPRFAVEEVPTQPQPAVVGPQLLVAPLLLAGLVGMEEEEGLQKEDVRVALPSAAQPGSGTPGPSPPPPRSALPLLPVPRWRRRRASSQLLPADVVKDHGLWGLHGHYRRLSQPRPVSQNPTPGGRRASGTAAGLGMPARVRPLCRRRQVALRRKSAGPQTWSALLAKAITKSGLQHLAPPPPAPGAPCSEPERQIRSTVDWSESATYGEHIWFETNVSGDFCYVGEQYCVAKMLQKSVSRRKCAACKIVVHTPCIEQLEKINFRCKPSFRESGSRNVREPTFVRHHWVHRRRQDGKCRHCGKGFQQKFTFHSKEIVAISCSWCKQAYHSKVSCFMLQQIEEPCSLGVHAAVVIPPTWILRARRPQNTLKASKKKKRASFKRKSSKKGPEEGRWRPFIIRPTPSPLMKPLLVFVNPKSGGNQGAKIIQSFLWYLNPRQVFDLSQGGPREALEMYRRVHNLRILACGGDGTVGWILSTLDQLRLKPPPPVAILPLGTGNDLARTLNWGGGYTDEPVSKILSHVEEGNVVQLDRWDLHAEPNPEAGPEERDEGATDQLPLDVFNNYFSLGFDAHVTLEFHESREANPEKFNSRFRNKMFYAGTAFSDFLMGSSKDLAKHIRVVCDGTDLTPKIQDLKPQCIVFLNIPRYCAGTMPWGHPGEHHDFEPQRHDDGYLEVIGFTMTSLAALQVGGHGERLTQCREVLLTTSKAIPVQVDGEPCKLAASRIRIALRNQATMVQKAKRRSAAPLHSDQQPVPEQLRVQVSRVSMHDYEALHYDKEQLKEASVPLGTVVVPGDSDLELCRAHIERLRQEPEGAGAKSPMCQKLSPKWCFLDATTASRFYRIDRAQEHLNYVTEIAQDEIYILDPELLGASARPDLPTPTSPLPTSPCSPTSRSLPGDAAPPTGEELIEAAKRNDFCKLQELHRAGGDLMHRDERSRTLLHHAVSTGSKEVVRYLLEHAPTEILDAVEENGETCLHQAAALGQRTICHYIVEAGASLMKTDQQGDTPRQRAEKAQDTELAAYLENRQHYQMIQREDQETAV; the protein is encoded by the exons ATGGAGACCTTCATTAAGAGACACTTCCAGCGGAAGGCGCCTGGCCCAGGGGAGGGGCCGAGGCGGCCCAGCGGTGTGGGGCTGCCCACAAGCAAGGCCCGGCGCCGCTCGCCCGCGGGGCAGGCCTCCTCCTCGCTGGCACAGCGGCGGCGCTCTAGCGCGCAGCTCCagggctgtctcctgggctgtggGGTAGGGGCCCCGCGCCCCGGCCGCCGCCGGCGCTCCAGCACCGCGCCCCCCGCCTGCAATCCCCGCTTTGCCGTGGAGGAGGTGCCCACCCAGCCACAGCCAGCCGTGGTGGGGCCCCAGCTTTTGGTGGCACCCCTGCTGTTGGCTGGGCTCGTGGgcatggaagaggaggagggcttGCAGAAGGAGGATGTGAGGGTCGCGTTGCCGAGCGCCGCCCAGCCGGGCTCCGGGACCCCAGGGCCATCCCCACCGCCGCCCCGCAGCGCGCTGCCCCTGCTGCCCGTTCCGCGCTGGCGCCGGCGCCGGGcctcctcccagctgctgcccgCAGACGTGGTGAAAGACCATGGGCTCTGGGGCCTGCACGGTCACTACCGACGCCTCAGCCAGCCGCGGCCCGTGAGCCAGAACCCCACCCCAGGGGGTCGAAGAGCCTCGGGTACCGCAGCCGGCCTCGGGATGCCCGCCCGCGTGCGCCCGCTGTGCCGCCGGCGGCAGGTAGCCCTGCGGCGCAAGTCAGCCGGACCCCAGACCTGGAGTGCCCTGCTTGC GAAAGCCATCACCAAGTCGGGCCTCCAGCACCTGGCaccccctcctcctgctcctgggGCCCCGTGCAGCGAGCCTGAGCGGCAGATCCGGAGCACCGTGGACTGGAGT GAGTCAGCGACGTATGGGGAACACATCTGGTTTGAGACCAACGTGTCCGGGGACTTCTGCTACGTCGGAGAGCAGTACTGCGTCGCCAAGATGCTG CAGAAATCAGTGTCCCGGAGAAAGTGTGCAGCCTGCAAGATTGTGGTCCACACACCCTGCATTGAGCAGCTCGAGAAG ATAAATTTCCGCTGTAAGCCATCCTTCCGTGAATCGGGCTCCAGGAACGTCCGTGAG CCAACCTTCGTGCGGCACCACTGGGTACACCGGCGACGCCAGGACGGCAAGTGTCGGCACTGCGGGAAG GGCTTCCAGCAGAAGTTCACCTTCCACAGCAAGGAGATCGTGGCCATCAGCTGCTCCTGGTGCAAGCAAGCA tacCACAGCAAGGTGTCCTGCTTCATGCTGCAGCAGATCGAGGAGCCGTGCTCCCTGGGGGTCCACGCCGCTGTGGTCATCCCCCCCACCTGGATCCTCCGGGCCCGCAGGCCCCAG AACACCCTCAAAGccagcaagaagaaaaaaagagcatcCTTCAAGAGGAAGTCTAGCAAGAAAGGGCCTGAG GAGGGCCGCTGGAGACCCTTCATCATCAGGCCTACCCCGTCCCCCCTCATGAAGCCCCTGCTGGTGTTCGTGAACCCCAAGAGTGGGGGCAACCAG GGCGCCAAGATCATCCAGTCCTTCCTCTGGTATCTGAATCCCCGGCAAGTCTTTGACCTGAGCCAGGGGGGCCCCAGGGAGGC GCTGGAGATGTATCGCCGAGTGCACAACCTGCGGATCCTGGCTTGCGGGGGTGACGGCACG GTCGGCTGGATCCTCTCCACGCTGGACCAGCTGCGCTTGAAGCCGCCGCCGCCAGTCGCCATCCTGCCCCTGGGCACTGGCAATGACTTGGCCCGCACCCTCAACTGGGGCGGG ggCTACACTGACGAGCCTGTGTCCAAGATCCTGTCCCACGTGGAGGAGGGCAACGTGGTACAGCTGGACCGCTGGGACCTCCATGCGGAGCCCAACCCCGAGGCGGGGCCCGAGGAGCGAGATGAGGGGGCCACCGACCAG CTGCCTCTGGATGTCTTCAACAACTACTTCAGCCTGGGCTTTGACGCCCACGTCACCCTGGAGTTCCACGAGTCTCGAG AGGCCAACCCGGAGAAGTTCAACAGCCGCTTCCGGAATAAGATGTTCTACGCCGGG ACAGCCTTCTCTGACTTCCTGATGGGCAGCTCCAAGGACTTGGCCAAGCACATCCGCGTGGTG TGTGATGGGACTGACCTGACCCCCAAGATTCAGGACCTGAAACCCCAGTGCATTGTTTTCTTGAACATCCCCag GTACTGCGCGGGCACCATGCCCTGGGGCCACCCTGGGGAGCACCATGACTTTGAGCCCCAGCGGCACGACGATGGCTACCTCGAGGTCATCGGCTTTACCATGACCTCCCTG GCTGCGCTGCAGGTGGGCGGGCACGGCGAGCGGCTGACGCAGTGCCGAGAGGTGCTGCTCACCACGTCCAAAGCCATCCCGGTGCAGGTGGACGGTGAGCCCTGCAAGCTCGCAGCCTCGCGCATCCGCATTGCCCTGCGCAACCAGGCCACCATGGTGCAGAAGGCCAAGCGGCGGAGCGCCGCCCCCCTGCACAGCGA CCAGCAGCCGGTGCCGGAGCAGCTGCGAGTCCAGGTGAGCAGGGTCAGCATGCACGACTACGAGGCCCTGCACTACGACAAGGAGCAGCTCAAAGAGGCTT CTGTGCCGCTGGGCACTGTGGTGGTCCCAGGAGACAGCGACCTGGAGCTGTGCCGCGCTCACATCGAGAGGCTCCGGCAG GAGCCCGAAGGTGCTGGAGCCAAGTCCCCGATGTGCCAGAAACTGTCCCCCAAGTGGTGCTTCCTCGATG CCACCACTGCCAGCCGCTTCTACAGAATCGACAGGGCCCAG GAACACCTCAACTACGTGACCGAGATCGCACAGGACGAGATTTATATCCTGGACCCTGAGCTGCTGGGGGCATCTGCCCGTCctgacctccccacccccacgtcccctctccccacctcgcCCTGCTCCCCCACATCCCG GTCACTGCCAGGGGACGCTGCGCCCCCTACAG GTGAAGAGCTCATCGAGGCTGCAAAGAGGAACGATTTCTGTAAG ctccaGGAGCTGCACCGAGCTGGGGGTGACCTTATGCACCGTGATGAGCGGAGCCGCACGCTCCTGCACCACGCGGTCAGCACCGGCAGCAAGGAAGTGGTCCGCTACCTGCTGGAGCATG CGCCCACTGAGATCCTTGATGCCGTGGAGGAAAA CGGGGAGACCTGCCTGCACCAGGCGGCAGCCCTGGGCCAGCGCACCATCTGCCACTACATCGTGGAGGCCGGGGCCTCGCTCATGAAGACTGACCAGCAG GGTGACACTCCCCGGCAGAGAGCGGAGAAGGCTCAGGACACGGAACTGGCGGCGTACCTGGAAAACCGGCAGCATTACCAGATGATCCAGCGGGAGGACCAGGAGACAGCGGTGTGA
- the DGKZ gene encoding diacylglycerol kinase zeta isoform X11, whose protein sequence is MLKSVSRRKCAACKIVVHTPCIEQLEKINFRCKPSFRESGSRNVREPTFVRHHWVHRRRQDGKCRHCGKGFQQKFTFHSKEIVAISCSWCKQAYHSKVSCFMLQQIEEPCSLGVHAAVVIPPTWILRARRPQNTLKASKKKKRASFKRKSSKKGPEEGRWRPFIIRPTPSPLMKPLLVFVNPKSGGNQGAKIIQSFLWYLNPRQVFDLSQGGPREALEMYRRVHNLRILACGGDGTVGWILSTLDQLRLKPPPPVAILPLGTGNDLARTLNWGGGYTDEPVSKILSHVEEGNVVQLDRWDLHAEPNPEAGPEERDEGATDQLPLDVFNNYFSLGFDAHVTLEFHESREANPEKFNSRFRNKMFYAGTAFSDFLMGSSKDLAKHIRVVCDGTDLTPKIQDLKPQCIVFLNIPRYCAGTMPWGHPGEHHDFEPQRHDDGYLEVIGFTMTSLAALQVGGHGERLTQCREVLLTTSKAIPVQVDGEPCKLAASRIRIALRNQATMVQKAKRRSAAPLHSDQQPVPEQLRVQVSRVSMHDYEALHYDKEQLKEASVPLGTVVVPGDSDLELCRAHIERLRQEPEGAGAKSPMCQKLSPKWCFLDATTASRFYRIDRAQEHLNYVTEIAQDEIYILDPELLGASARPDLPTPTSPLPTSPCSPTSRSLPGDAAPPTGEELIEAAKRNDFCKLQELHRAGGDLMHRDERSRTLLHHAVSTGSKEVVRYLLEHAPTEILDAVEENGETCLHQAAALGQRTICHYIVEAGASLMKTDQQGDTPRQRAEKAQDTELAAYLENRQHYQMIQREDQETAV, encoded by the exons ATGCTG AAATCAGTGTCCCGGAGAAAGTGTGCAGCCTGCAAGATTGTGGTCCACACACCCTGCATTGAGCAGCTCGAGAAG ATAAATTTCCGCTGTAAGCCATCCTTCCGTGAATCGGGCTCCAGGAACGTCCGTGAG CCAACCTTCGTGCGGCACCACTGGGTACACCGGCGACGCCAGGACGGCAAGTGTCGGCACTGCGGGAAG GGCTTCCAGCAGAAGTTCACCTTCCACAGCAAGGAGATCGTGGCCATCAGCTGCTCCTGGTGCAAGCAAGCA tacCACAGCAAGGTGTCCTGCTTCATGCTGCAGCAGATCGAGGAGCCGTGCTCCCTGGGGGTCCACGCCGCTGTGGTCATCCCCCCCACCTGGATCCTCCGGGCCCGCAGGCCCCAG AACACCCTCAAAGccagcaagaagaaaaaaagagcatcCTTCAAGAGGAAGTCTAGCAAGAAAGGGCCTGAG GAGGGCCGCTGGAGACCCTTCATCATCAGGCCTACCCCGTCCCCCCTCATGAAGCCCCTGCTGGTGTTCGTGAACCCCAAGAGTGGGGGCAACCAG GGCGCCAAGATCATCCAGTCCTTCCTCTGGTATCTGAATCCCCGGCAAGTCTTTGACCTGAGCCAGGGGGGCCCCAGGGAGGC GCTGGAGATGTATCGCCGAGTGCACAACCTGCGGATCCTGGCTTGCGGGGGTGACGGCACG GTCGGCTGGATCCTCTCCACGCTGGACCAGCTGCGCTTGAAGCCGCCGCCGCCAGTCGCCATCCTGCCCCTGGGCACTGGCAATGACTTGGCCCGCACCCTCAACTGGGGCGGG ggCTACACTGACGAGCCTGTGTCCAAGATCCTGTCCCACGTGGAGGAGGGCAACGTGGTACAGCTGGACCGCTGGGACCTCCATGCGGAGCCCAACCCCGAGGCGGGGCCCGAGGAGCGAGATGAGGGGGCCACCGACCAG CTGCCTCTGGATGTCTTCAACAACTACTTCAGCCTGGGCTTTGACGCCCACGTCACCCTGGAGTTCCACGAGTCTCGAG AGGCCAACCCGGAGAAGTTCAACAGCCGCTTCCGGAATAAGATGTTCTACGCCGGG ACAGCCTTCTCTGACTTCCTGATGGGCAGCTCCAAGGACTTGGCCAAGCACATCCGCGTGGTG TGTGATGGGACTGACCTGACCCCCAAGATTCAGGACCTGAAACCCCAGTGCATTGTTTTCTTGAACATCCCCag GTACTGCGCGGGCACCATGCCCTGGGGCCACCCTGGGGAGCACCATGACTTTGAGCCCCAGCGGCACGACGATGGCTACCTCGAGGTCATCGGCTTTACCATGACCTCCCTG GCTGCGCTGCAGGTGGGCGGGCACGGCGAGCGGCTGACGCAGTGCCGAGAGGTGCTGCTCACCACGTCCAAAGCCATCCCGGTGCAGGTGGACGGTGAGCCCTGCAAGCTCGCAGCCTCGCGCATCCGCATTGCCCTGCGCAACCAGGCCACCATGGTGCAGAAGGCCAAGCGGCGGAGCGCCGCCCCCCTGCACAGCGA CCAGCAGCCGGTGCCGGAGCAGCTGCGAGTCCAGGTGAGCAGGGTCAGCATGCACGACTACGAGGCCCTGCACTACGACAAGGAGCAGCTCAAAGAGGCTT CTGTGCCGCTGGGCACTGTGGTGGTCCCAGGAGACAGCGACCTGGAGCTGTGCCGCGCTCACATCGAGAGGCTCCGGCAG GAGCCCGAAGGTGCTGGAGCCAAGTCCCCGATGTGCCAGAAACTGTCCCCCAAGTGGTGCTTCCTCGATG CCACCACTGCCAGCCGCTTCTACAGAATCGACAGGGCCCAG GAACACCTCAACTACGTGACCGAGATCGCACAGGACGAGATTTATATCCTGGACCCTGAGCTGCTGGGGGCATCTGCCCGTCctgacctccccacccccacgtcccctctccccacctcgcCCTGCTCCCCCACATCCCG GTCACTGCCAGGGGACGCTGCGCCCCCTACAG GTGAAGAGCTCATCGAGGCTGCAAAGAGGAACGATTTCTGTAAG ctccaGGAGCTGCACCGAGCTGGGGGTGACCTTATGCACCGTGATGAGCGGAGCCGCACGCTCCTGCACCACGCGGTCAGCACCGGCAGCAAGGAAGTGGTCCGCTACCTGCTGGAGCATG CGCCCACTGAGATCCTTGATGCCGTGGAGGAAAA CGGGGAGACCTGCCTGCACCAGGCGGCAGCCCTGGGCCAGCGCACCATCTGCCACTACATCGTGGAGGCCGGGGCCTCGCTCATGAAGACTGACCAGCAG GGTGACACTCCCCGGCAGAGAGCGGAGAAGGCTCAGGACACGGAACTGGCGGCGTACCTGGAAAACCGGCAGCATTACCAGATGATCCAGCGGGAGGACCAGGAGACAGCGGTGTGA